TTTCTATGCCTTCTTTCGACGCTTTACTGCTCAATGTGCCGATAAGGTCATCGGCTTCATAGCCTTGCTTTTCAAAAACGGAAATATTTAAGGCCTTAACTATCTTATGGACAAGAGGAATCTGCTCTTTCAACTCATCGGGAGTCTCTTTTCTTGTAGCTTTATATTCGGCAAACTCCTTATGACGAAAAGTAGGTGCTGGAAAGTCAAAACAGACAGCTATATAATCTGGCTTTTCCTGGCGGAGAATCTTCAGAACCATCCGCGTGAAACCGTAGACCGCATTTACCATTCGTCCTGAAGAGTTAGTTAAAGGCGGGAGGGCATGGAAGGCTCGGTGGATGTAGGCATTACCGTCTATAAGGTAAAGCTTTTTTTTTGCCATACTTTTTTAAAAAAGACAGAAAAAAAGTGCCTGTCACTTTTTTTCTATTATTTTGTTTTTTTCATCTAAGAGGACTATCTTGGGTTTGTAAACTTTTGCTTTCTCTTCCTCGACAAACTCGTAAGAAATAATAATTAGTCTGTCTCCTACTTCTCCCAGTCTTGCTGCTCCTCCTTGAAGCCCTATGACTCCTGAATTATTGCCAGCAGGAATGGCGTAGGTTTCAAACCTGGCTCCTGTATTCAAGTTGACTATGAGCACTATCTCGTAAGGAAGAATATCTGCCTCAGCCATTATGTTTTTACCAATAGCGATACTTCCTTCGTACTCTAAGTTCGTCTCAGTGACGGTTGCCTTCTGAATCTTCGATTTACACATCATTCGCAACATTTTATTCTCCTTATTAAGTAACTTTTCGATACTTCTTTATGCCTTCATCAAAAAGGTCATTGCCATAGACATCGTTAGCCACAATTAATGGAAAATCTTCCACTTCCAGACGATAGATGGCTTCAGGACCCAAGTCCTCATAAGCCACTGTCTCTATTCTTTTGATTCTCTTGGAAATTAATACTGCAGCCCCACCTACAGCAACGAAATAGACAGCCTTATACTTCTTCATTGCTTCGATTGTATCCTTACCACGCCTTCCCTTTCCAATTGTTCCCTTTAATCCCTTCTCTAATAGAATGGGAGTGTAGGTGTCCATTCGGCCACTGGTGGTTGGCCCAGCGGGGCCGATTACCATTCCTGGTCTGGACGGAGCAGGACCAACATAATAGATTACTTGCCCCTCCAGAGGGAAGGGTAGATTAGGCTGGCGATTTTCTTTTCCGGCTTTCTCTAATTCATCAACTAAGCGCTTATGAGCCTGGTCTCTGGCAGTATAAACTATTCCGTTTAATAGAACCTTATTTCCTATCTTCAGTTTACTTATCGTTTCTTCATCCAGTGGTGTTTCAATTTTAATAGAACTGACCATAAAGCCTCTCTATAAAATTATTATGACATGCCGAGCAGGGCAGCACCAAATAAAAAAGTGCCTGTCACCTTTTTGCATGTCACTTTTTTCTATAAGATTATTGTAGCGTGCCGGACAGCGTGGCACTGCAGATTTATGGCTAAAGGTAGACTGGCTATATGGCAGGGATAAGTCTCAATGTGAACAGCTAAAGCAGTAGAAGAGCCACCCAGCCCTTGAGGACCCAGTCCCAGATTGTTTATTTCTTTAAGAAGCTCTTCTTCCATTTCAGCATAGAAAGGTTCAGGATTCTTTGAACCTATTGGACGCAACAGCGCTTTCTTGGCCAGCTTTGCCACCCCTTCAAAAGTGCCACCAATTCCCACTCCTACTACAAGCGGGGGACAAGCATTCGCTCCTCTCTCCTTTACCCAATCCAACACAAATTTCTTCACCCCTTGCACTCCTTCGGTGGGAGAAAGCATCTTTACTGTGGACATATTTTCGCTACCAGCTCCTTTGGGCATAACTGAAATCTTAAGTTTATTTCCAGGAACAATATCTATATGCACCCAAGCAGGAGTATTATCACCTGTATTCTTACGCCGCAGTGGATCTTTAACTACTGACTTCCTCAAGTATCCCTTCCTATAACCGTTGCCTACTCCCTTGTTAATTGCTTTGTAAAAATCTCCTCCAGTAACTCTAATCTCTTGACCCATTTCCACAAAAATTGTGGTAAAACCTGTATCCTGGCACAGGGGAAGTTTCTCTTCTTCAGCCATGCGGTCGTTCTCCAGAATCTCTTCCAGCACTTCTTTCCCCACAAGAGATTCCTCGTTTTTTAACTTCTCCCTGAGAGCTTTCCAGACATCCTCGCTCAAAGTACAATTTGAGGAGATGCAGAGATTCTCTACTGCCTGGGTAACCTCTTCTGAAGTAATCTCTCTCATCTTACTTTTCCTGGGGCAAAGGAATAAACCCTTCCTTCATTAAAGATTCCGTTTCTTCTCTGGCAACACGGATGATCTCTGAGGCCCTCTTGTATAGTTCTTCTTTACTCAACTTAACCCGGGCTATTCCTTGCCTAATAGCTTCCATTCCCACTGCTACTGCTTCACGGGGAAAGACTTCCCTTTCCTCCATAGAAGGAATCACATATTCTTCATTTAGCCCTCTCTCCTCAGCACATTTCGCCAGTTCTTTCGCTGCAGCAATGCACATTTCATCAGTTATGGTCTGGGCTTGCACATCCAGGGTTCCCCGAAAAATGCCAGGAAAGCCAAGGGAATTGTTTACCTGATTGGGGAAATCGGAACGCCCGGTGGCAATAACTCTTGCCCCTGCCTCTTTTGCCTCCCAGGGCCAGATTTCAGGGATAGGATTGGCACAGGCAAAAACTATAGGGTCTTTAGCCATCTTTGCCACCCATTCCTTCTTAACCACACCCGGGCCAGATTTAGATAAGGCTATTAAAACGT
This DNA window, taken from bacterium, encodes the following:
- the panD gene encoding aspartate 1-decarboxylase, translated to MLRMMCKSKIQKATVTETNLEYEGSIAIGKNIMAEADILPYEIVLIVNLNTGARFETYAIPAGNNSGVIGLQGGAARLGEVGDRLIIISYEFVEEEKAKVYKPKIVLLDEKNKIIEKK
- a CDS encoding Fe-S-containing hydro-lyase, which gives rise to MVSSIKIETPLDEETISKLKIGNKVLLNGIVYTARDQAHKRLVDELEKAGKENRQPNLPFPLEGQVIYYVGPAPSRPGMVIGPAGPTTSGRMDTYTPILLEKGLKGTIGKGRRGKDTIEAMKKYKAVYFVAVGGAAVLISKRIKRIETVAYEDLGPEAIYRLEVEDFPLIVANDVYGNDLFDEGIKKYRKVT
- a CDS encoding fumarate hydratase — translated: MREITSEEVTQAVENLCISSNCTLSEDVWKALREKLKNEESLVGKEVLEEILENDRMAEEEKLPLCQDTGFTTIFVEMGQEIRVTGGDFYKAINKGVGNGYRKGYLRKSVVKDPLRRKNTGDNTPAWVHIDIVPGNKLKISVMPKGAGSENMSTVKMLSPTEGVQGVKKFVLDWVKERGANACPPLVVGVGIGGTFEGVAKLAKKALLRPIGSKNPEPFYAEMEEELLKEINNLGLGPQGLGGSSTALAVHIETYPCHIASLPLAINLQCHAVRHATIIL